The following coding sequences lie in one Spea bombifrons isolate aSpeBom1 chromosome 5, aSpeBom1.2.pri, whole genome shotgun sequence genomic window:
- the ESCO1 gene encoding N-acetyltransferase ESCO1, whose amino-acid sequence MTSQKRKSSLAGPTSKRQKLGNDGECPSVTTKKKNSVSSKSTPTKCFQKRDVQKPKRQTATTDKRNNVSHKGKPCPQKKNASKNPAKPKAPVKKAIVKSVPSRQTKAVQKTKRTEAKKVQTNTKTAIAKRTASKISKETPPSKRKSALTRKSAATASKALKNTRADVARRGSGSVAVQKGNVLSQKNNSKNTSRGTAKKEQSKTNNVSAKSSVRKPDVKSKRPRRGSEPGAKQEKKPLRRVGITAGSSGQKKTKVDGLRKSGRVSRVKPTAQVQAQGDEVATAEPKENSRGKRAKRHADDAHSSSPSCGSSSETSKPKAKVSSPTPVKRKGAANKPSVKRQKSVQSNSKADKRKEAPTPSDDPKAKRVSILDLCSEIAGEIESDTVEVGKETHACQEEPKEDNLLEENKEDMKQVTVQLDPAEESPVKPSKCFFPSRKTTQMKRKLEQKNSPVQKNSKWNKIKLKKRNHLVQSSTPRNRAVLPNLDSIKAKPLAPTASKSTTSTLSSPKSESQLSDSTNAELSKPIPEITKSRPLAAVQRRLPEKSAARNGVLENHLKHELEVVLDEGFRLHLDSSPENSPFKKNDPSTATPVNAEARGCASKQLVHGFRKDQMAAAADKGIAVKTHSSAAKSSPAAPDVNIQKEIKKLKEKEKDSNKQPIIDAGQKRFGAISCNICGMLYTASNPEDETQHLLFHNQFISAVKYVGWKKERIVSECPDGKIIMVLPDDPKYALKKVDEIREMVDNDLGFQQVPLRLHSRTKTLLFISNEKKVVGCLIAEHIQWGYRVIDESVAEGKSENERAICERVKAWCCSTTPEPAICGISRIWVFSMMRRRKIASRMLECLRNNFIYGSYLNKDEIAFSDPTPDGKLFATRYCGTGRFLVYNFVSGQNQMS is encoded by the exons ATGACATCGCAGAAAAGGAAGTCATCTTTAGCGGGACCGACATCTAAGCGGCAGAAGCTTGGTAACGATGGGGAATGTCCTTCTGTTacaacgaagaaaaaaaacagtgtttccAGCAAATCTACACCCACCAAGTGCTTCCAAAAGAGGGATGTACAGAAACCCAAACGTCAGACGGCTACAACCGATAAAAGGAATAATGTTTCGCACAAAGGCAAGCCATGTCCCCAAAAGAAAAACGCTTCCAAAAATCCAGCAAAACCAAAAGCTCCGGTAAAAAAAGCCATTGTGAAATCTGTGCCGTCACGTCAAACAAAAGCTGTGCAAAAGACAAAAAGGACAGAGGCCAAAAAAGTCCAGACTAACACAAAAACTGCGATCGCAAAGAGAACGGCATCGAAAATATCCAAAGAGACTCCTCCTTCGAAGAGAAAATCGGCGTTGACGCGTAAGTCTGCGGCGACGGCATCGAAAGCCTTGAAAAATACTCGGGCTGACGTGGCTAGACGCGGGTCCGGGTCTGTCGCTGTACAAAAAGGGAACGTTTtatcccaaaaaaataatagcaaaaacACTTCCAGAGGAACTGCGAAGAAAGAACAGTCCAAAACTAATAACGTTAGCGCAAAATCTTCAGTCCGGAAACCTGACGTGAAAAGTAAAAGACCCCGTAGAGGTTCGGAGCCTGGTGCTAAGCAAGAAAAGAAACCGCTCAGGAGAGTCGGTATAACTGCGGGGAGCTCTGGGCAAAAGAAAACCAAGGTAGATGGGCTGAGGAAATCCGGAAGGGTTAGTCGGGTAAAACCAACAGCTCAGGTACAAGCACAAGGTGATGAAGTAGCCACTGCTGAGCCAAAGGAGAACTCCAGGGGAAAGCGTGCTAAGCGACACGCTGATGATGCACATAGTAGTTCCCCTTCATGTGGCTCCTCATCTGAGACAAGTAAGCCAAAAGCAAAAGTGTCTTCACCAACGCCTGTGAAACGCAAAGGAGCTGCCAATAAACCTTCAGTAAAAAGGCAGAAAAGTGTGCAGTCTAATTCAAAAGCTGATAAACGCAAGGAAGCTCCCACTCCTTCAGATGACCCAAAGGCCAAGAGAGTTAGTATCTTGGACTTGTGTAGCGAAATAGCTGGAGAAATCGAGTCTGATACAGTGGAAGTTGGGAAGGAGACACACGCTTGTCAAGAAGAACCCAAAGAGGACAATCTGCTAGAGGAGAATAAAGAAGATATGAAGCAGGTGACTGTCCAGTTGGATCCAGCTGAAGAAAGCCCGGTTAAACCTTCAAAATGTTTCTTTCCAAGTCGAAAAACAACACAGATGAAACGTAAGCTTGAACAAAAGAACAGTCCTGTGCAAAAGAACTCAAAGTGGAATAAAATCAAGCTTAAAAAACGCAATCATTTGGTTCAAAGCAGTACACCCAGAAATCGAGCTGTGCTTCCAAATCTAGATTCCATTAAAGCAAAACCGCTTGCCCCAACAGCTAGCAAATCCACCACAAGCACCTTGAGTTCTCCAAAGAGCGAGAGTCAATTGTCTGATAGCACGAACGCGGAACTAAGCAAACCGATCCCGGAGATCACAAAATCCAGACCTCTGGCTGCCGTGCAAAGACGTTTACCTGAGAAGAGTGCAGCGAGGAATGGCGTTCTGGAGAACCATCTGAAGCATGAGCTGGAAGTGGTACTTGATGAG GGGTTTAGATTACATTTGGATTCCAGTCCAGAAAATTCTCCATTTAAGAAAAACGACCCTTCTACAGCAACGCCGGTAAACGCGGAGGCACGAG GCTGTGCTTCCAAGCAGCTGGTCCATGGCTTCCGTAAGGACCAGATGGCTGCGGCTGCTGACAAGGG GATTGCAGTGAAAACCCATTCTTCAGCAGCAAAATCCAGTCCTGCGGCCCCGGATGTAAACATTCAGAAAGAAATTAAgaagttaaaagaaaaagagaaggacAGCAACAAGCAGCCCATAATT GACGCAGGGCAGAAGCGGTTTGGAGCCATATCGTGTAATATCTGCGGCATGCTATACACGGCATCGAACCCCGAGGACGAGACGCAGCACCTGCTCTTCCACAACCAGTTCATTAGTGCCGTCAAATATGTG GGCtggaagaaagagagaataGTGTCAGAGTGTCCTGATGGGAAGATCATAATGGTGTTGCCGGATGACCCCAAGTATGCCCTAAAAAAG GTTGATGAGATCAGGGAAATGGTGGACAACGACCTGGGTTTTCAGCAGGTTCCCCTTAGGCTCCATTCCAGGACAAAAACTCTTCTGTTTATTAGTAATGAAAAGAAAGTGGTTGGGTGTTTGATAGCAGAACACATCCAATGG GGTTACAGAGTGATCGACGAAAGCGTTGCTGAAGGTAAATCTGAGAACGAGCGTGCCATTTGTGAGCGTGTGAAAGCGTGGTGCTGCTCCACAACCCCCGAACCGGCAATCTGCGGAATAAGCCGCATCTGGGTGTTTTCCATGATGCGCCGAAGGAAAATTGCCTCCAGAAtgctagagtgcttaag GAATAACTTCATTTATGGCTCCTATCTGAATAAAGACGAGATTGCGTTCTCCGACCCCACGCCGGATGGCAAGCTGTTTGCTACGCGTTACTGCGGCACCGGCCGGTTTCTCGTGTACAATTTTGTCAGTGGACAAAATCAAATGAGCTGA